GGATTGAAAACTCTAATGGATTATTTGATTGTATTAGATATTCAAACTGTGTTCTGGTATAAGCAATCAACAGAAATGTGTTATCATTACCGTAAAATAAACTGCACGCCTGTACTTTGACTTTATTAAGTACCGACACAAGCAAACACATCGTCTTTCAGGTGCACCTTTATCAACATTATCAAATAACGTTGATAGATAAGCTATATGTGAGGCTCAGGTTTTCAAGACAAGAACATACAAAGAGaacggagagagaaagagagtagAGACGGTTCTCAACTCACTCAAATTGTTTCCAATTAGCTGGAAATTTTGCTATCCAATTAGTCGGTCAATTTCTTCCCATTTATCATTACATTCTCGAAACTGGATCTAGATTAAGAAGCCTCAAGGCATTGCGTGTTACTATCTGTATTGCCTTCAGTAGATATAATCTCGCCATCATGGTTGGTAATAAATGATCTCGTCCTTCCTGCAAcatcgaaaaaatatcgtttacCTGAGTCACTCTGAAGTATTGTCTTTAGCCATTGAAAGTTTTATCGCTGCTGCAGCAAAAATTCAGGGATTCTTCactcttttcaattttaaccATCCCTTTTTCTATTCTTATAACTCTCGACTTTGTTTTAGAAAAGAAATGCCAATCAAATTAAAAGGAGCAAGTGTCCAATGCAGTATGCACAGGTGTAGCGAATACATAAAATTGCGCTTACAGTCAATATGCGAACTCGGCGATAATAGGCGCTGAATTTGCTGACCAATCGTGACAAAAACGAACATATGTAGTGTGGACAAATCTCCAGATCTCCAGTGAGCCTTGCACACGTTTTTACCATCTCCGGATAGCCAAGTAAAAAGATGTACATCAGTTCCCACTCCTCCTGGATTACATTTGAAAGAAAGTATTATAGATAAGAATTAGTATCTGAAAGAAAACTTTGAGATTTGtcttaattattcaattattcggAGAGATTTTTACCGCTTCTGTGAGTAACGAAAAATCAACCTCTTCGATGCTTGGCAAACTAGGATAGTCTCCTTTTAAGTGTTGTTCGTCGAATTTCTGAAATATCGCCGATATTCTAGctgtattgtaaaaaataaaggaCGAGCCTGAAagtattgaatattttacttCATACGTAAAAGTGGTGTTAGGTTGAATGTAGAGAGTAAAAATATAAGGGAAATCGGTTGATATGTAAATAAGAGGAGAGTTCCAgcccaaaatttttggataaAGCAACGTTTTGGAAAACGACTCGTTGTGAGTAtggaaaaaactgaaacacgaatctcagaatttttcttaatGGTAACAACTGTAATACTTATTTTCATCCATATTTACCTTTGACATTTATAGTACTCTCGTCCAAGCCAAGATCGGAAGAAATTGTGATAGTACGACTAGGTTTCACAGCCAAAAACTGTAACACAATCACTGCCTCCGCGATTTGCAAAAGTACAGAATTCTGCTCATGTTTCGGTTCAGCCAAATCAGGCAGTTTGTGCTCTGTTGTATCGGCTAGCTCCACCAACCTCCGATTCAAATATTCGGCTTCTGTAAGCGCAGTTTCCTTTGTTCCAGTAACAGAATTCTTTGCAACCCCGCATAACAGTATTTTGGGATATTTTGTCAAATCTCTTTTTGACTTGGTGGTCGCATAATACTTGTCACTGTCGCTACTTTCAGATACCTGGTATCCGTTGGCCTTGACTATATTTTCAGCCACACGTTTAATCAGACGCAAACGTAGGTTTGTCAAATCTGAGTCTAGATCTTTGatgatatgaaaaaagaaagatccACTCTTTGACTCCAATTGTCCATAGCTATGGTCTCTGACCACAATACGAGCTAGTACGTCTGCAAAAGTTTGGGTTCTGTTTAAAAATACAGATACTCTTTCATTTCCAAGCTGACACTTCTCAATTTTCAGAGACCAATTTCTGCTAGCTTTTATTATATTCTGAAAGGCCTAGAATGATCATCAAAGATATCGTTACTTCCGATGCGGTGTGATACGAGAGATAGGTTAGAAAACATTGGAGGTTATGTTTCTTTCACCTTTTCGGCAGCATTGCAATCCTCAAATTTTATCTCATTTTTGATTAAGTAGTGCTCGAGTATATTCCTGCAACTCGTCGTCGATTTCAAACTATTTCGAAACACTTTTTTCCAAGTAACGAGGTTCGTCAAGAAACACACGTCTCCGTACTCTGACAGATTTTCGTTGTTTATTTTAAGGATCGAAGAATCTTCATTGAATTTAGTTTCCACACCCAACAACAAACGGCAAATACTGTTCACCAACTCCTTTATCCTGAAATCTGAAGACCCTTCCATATCGTTCAAACACTCTGGACTTCTTCAACAAGTGATAACAGACAACCCCCCCTCCGCCCCGTTGATAAGATTCAGCCGTTTTACATGCGTGCGTGATTCATTCAGGACCGCGTGGTCACGCACGCAACACACACTGAGTCGTCTCTGATAGAAGACGCATCCTCATTGACACATACAAGAAACAGTGTCGGGAACGCCCTCTATCTTTTACATCATTAATCACATTACGCAGCGCCAAATGGttcagaaatatttcgtcTGAAAtgcgtttaaaatattttaactgccgttttttttaaatacattataatatattacaaatgaaatatttacttCGAAATATTGCACAAATTCTCAACATTCAAGAAATCTTTGAACTGACGCGTTCTTGCGACACCCAAATCCATGTGTTTCAATTGAGATGTTTCAAACAATAACGGACAATAGCTCATACAATCGGTTATAGAGAAAATGTCTTTATTGAAAGCAAGTCGACTTAAcaaatacatacatgcatacatacatacatacatacatacatacatacatacatacatacacacaccctACATCCATACAATATCATCATTGTacgtacaataataatattaataataataataataatgcacAGCATCATCTTTGGGACGTTGAtattatttaatcgaacataATGGAAATAAACATGGGAGAAGGTACAGTACTCCTTGTGCCGAACATGCCACGATTACCTTGCGTGAATAAAATACTTTGATTTGTACATGACAATTTATAGATAATTTATCCATTCGACATGCATAATATACATCATTAATTATACTTTAAGAAAACTTAATAAGGTACACGGAGCGTTAGCATATCTGATTTAGCTGATCCTGTCGactcaaaagaaaaaacatttttttcgatattattaaagataaaaaaaaaaaagaatgtatcgattattttactttgttaTATTACAACTACAATTTGTAATAGCATCCTAATGAAGCGGCCAAAATAAGAACACCGATTCTTATCGTTCAGACTTCAACAATAATTTCCTGAATTCAATATCTTCTTGAATGTGAAACAGTACCTGTTCATAATTCGTATCTTATACAGTgatttcgtattttattttcacctcaCTTGATCCGGTATTTGTAATGGCAGGTTATAACTGAAGTAACTTCTAAAAAGAATTTCGCTCAACTGATACAGGACTTCagtatatttttctcttttcacagTTCTCTAATTCCAATTACTGTGATCACTACTGCattggaaatatttcttttgatttttagcaatataaaaaatcgaagagCTTTATACATTTAACTACTAAGGCCTTGTTTCGCATACGTTAATATTCTTCTAAATGGTTACGGACTAGCTTTTATACTTACAATAAATACGTATTTTACATCGAGCGATGATACTTGACATACGCAATCGCTGCTAACTCTTTGCAAAATTCTTCAGTAATCACAACGCTATCAAGCAGAATATTCTCCTTCATACTGAAAACGCAAAAACGAATCCGTCAAAAGTGGTTGTCTATAATTAACAACTCGTTTATTACCTTTTACACATCGATACTTACTGACTTTGAACGGAATCATCCAATAATTTCTGCCTCGTATCTTTCAATAACCGCTTATAGTCTGGTACCTTAGGTACCTCTGAAGCCAGATGCTTTACAACTTGTTGCAAGCAGCCAAACAAGCTTGGTGTGCCAGGAGTCAAGGGCAACAATGGATTCAACAGATATTCGTGAACGTAGGGATGCGGTAAGAGTGCCAGCCTGGACACCAGTACGGTCAGTTGCAAGTTGATTTCGTACTTCTGACTGGGAATTTTGGTAACTTTCTCAAATAACATTGTCAAGAATGGCCCCGGATAAAATCGAGGTGTACAATGGTCAGCCTCTGGCCTTGAATCCGAACTGGCGGTATCATCGATTGTTACAGCTTCTAGAGGCCAAGAAAGTAATGCGCACTCAGCGAGGATAGACGAGTATTGCTTCTCCCAATCGGTCATGTATTGCTCGTAGTTATTTGCATCTAAATCCGACTGAAGGCTCCTCGGTAATAAGGTTAGAAAACTGAAACAGGAGAGATACCTTTAGTGCTAGTCAAAAGTGGCTTAGTTTGACTGATCTAGAGTAATCATACCAATTTATAATCCTGTGTATGTTCGAAGGCGCCAGCGTTCTACTATAATTTTGTTTACTCGACAAGTCCAAAGTGCCTCTACTCTTCTCTCTTTCATCTTCTTCATCGCTCCACGACGCGATTGCGCTGTCTGCGGCGCTATTATCGTAGTATCCTCTGGATGTCAGATAGGTCAGAATCAGGCAGTGCAAAATATGCTCGTGACGTCTTTCGATCATTTCTTCAAACAGCCGTAGTGTTTCAAGCGTCAAGTCGTCGCTGTCGGTGTAGCAATTCTTTATTAACTGATGAACAACAGGGGATGGTAAGATTCCAGGTAACTCTGGGTCTCGATGAAAGCCCACGAGCCAATAAttgatttctaaaaatttaagagaGAAACATTCTAATTCTAAACAACCAATTTCGTTTCCGCCATAGCTTCCTTACCAGCGTTTAAATAAGGTGAGGTAATCTCCTTCAAGCATTTCGTGATGAGTGCGGTAATCAGCACGACGTGATGGTCGGAAAGTGCAGgtgttaatattttttgaaaaaacatcACACGGATATTTTCAGCCAGAATTTCTCCCACAATTGCGTGCGCCTCTCTAGTCAACTGATCGCAATAATCGAGCCACATGAAAAAGGCGGCAACCGGTCTGCATCctggaaatttattttcactggtCCACAACGGGGAATCCAATCCCCAAGTCACATTCACCTCATCAATTTCAGTCGGATCGACATGGGCTGGTATTAAATTAAACAACTTTTCCAATCTATTTGACAAAGCAAAAGGCAGTTGACTGTTTGCAACACTGCGAGCAAATCGTGAATCTTGCAATGACGCCAAAACCATTACTCCTTCACAAGCCTTAACTCTGACCATGTTATCCTGAAAATTAGATAATTCAGCATTTAAATAATAGGCCCGTCAGTAATTAAACGTCCCAAAGGACTTTTTGCAAGTATAGTCTCTTTATTGCATCTAAGTTTGCCTATGTTCAAGAAaattggtaataataatatttgcaaaTGTAAGCAGATTTTCCCATAAACAGTTAGATACTTACTGCACTATTCAAATAGCTTATCAATGCATCCAGTAGCAAGCATTTTGAACTTTCAATTTGCAATGAAGTATCCGCAGGACTTTGCAGGGATTTATTCCGGGTTGAGATGTCACTAGCAGAATCAAACTCAGATCTGGTAGTTTTTgatatattttcgaaaaacttgaAGTTTGCCTCAGCCTTATCCAATTCAGAAGAAGCAGTTGTGAAAGGTGAATCGCTCTTGAATTCTATTTGCAATTCCCTAAGATCCTGTAGTTTAGAATCGATCTCTTCCAAGGAGTTTGCAGACCCATTTgaactatttttcaaatatttgcagGTCATTTCATTAGCTGACAAAGATGAACCGCAATCAGTTTTCTTGAAATACGCACTAGACTGCGGCGATGCAGAATCTACCTCATCCGATGATAACGAAGCATTGGAataatttgagatttttcttcTGTGTTCCATAACGATCGTATCTGAATTGGTCGATTGCTGTCTATCCACTATACTGAAGAGATCCCTCTCTGAGTTTTCACTTCTTAATGAACATTGACTAGATTTGCTTGAGAGTTTCCTTCTGCTCTCACACTTGTGTAAATCTGGATTAATTAGAGTCACAGCTTGCGTGTCTAAAGGTTCAAACAGTGGATTAGAATTGTTCCTTGTTCTCGTAGGAGCATAAGTGATTTGTTGTGTTTCCAGTTTGTTTGAACCAGAACTGGCCAATGCATTTGGCTTCTGCGGAGGAAGCCTAACATTGTTCATAATGTAGGTAAGGTTCGGATGCTTGCAGATCAAGAAACAGAGAGCGACCAAGAACTGAATCTCTTCATTCTCTGTTGGCGAGGCCAGACTCCCATTGCATAACGCGATCAGTCTCTGAACAGGTGTGTAAACCGAAACGTGAGGCAGTAGTGGATGCTGCAGCCGTGTTAACAATCTCCTCAGAAAAAACAAGCAGACAAATCTCATTCCAGGAGGTGCTTCGGCACTCGCCAATGTCGCTAGCAAGTCCAGTAGACGATGCTGTAACAGGTACTCTAGACAAGGTCCAGGATTTTCTGAATCCAATGCATTCTCCTCGCTGAACAAAATGTCGAGCAGACGATCCAAGTGGTGAGGAATGTTTGTAGCTTCGATGGGCAATTTGCAATTAGTCAGGTGGTTCACATAGAAGTTCATCAGCTGTTTCCAATGATAAGTAAAGTCATCCAAGGCCGTCGCAGGTGGGGCAAcctggaatgaaaattattttcaacacttGCACCAACAGCTCAACAGGCTTTCGAAGCTGGAGCCGTTTTTATTGTTGCAAGCTCTTACTAACTCGAAACATTTCggctaaaatattttaaagtCAAAAAAGGTAACATCAAGActgtaatatttcaatttcacgagGGATTTACGCTGATATACTTATACGAtgatagggaaaaaaaaacgtgaaactAAACAAGATCGTTGGATAATATAAcctgaaaaatgtctaaatTGTCACAGGATGTAAGTACAGAAATGAAACATAGTTGATTGATAAAAACTAATAGTTATCGCTGTACAAGTTTGGTAACAAGCTCACCACATCCACGGCATTTTTTAAGGCAGCTTGAAAACTGctgatcatttttcaaacggatgattgaaaatattcgctACCGTTACTCGGTAATTAGTACTTTCAACTCGTCACGGATCTGCCAAAGGCATTTATTCTATCGTTACAAATCTTTTACATCATAAAAATTGTCACGTATGCATGCACATGCACACGCAATATGCGAAGGAggtaaatttacaataatttcgtgCAGACGACGCGAAACTTCTGACTTTGACAAGTCGTCGAGTTAACCGATCGCTAAAGATGGCGCCAATACAGCTCGAATTTAACAGAATGCTGCAAAATACCAGCTGAATACAAATTCTATTCTCTTCGATGAATGCAAATTTGACGTACAATTTCGAATGGCATCGATGTAACATGCTTTACTCAATTTGGTAAAAGATTTCCGAAAAGTATAGACGATTTGCAGCGAGAATTTATAAATAGTATATAATTATGTTTCGTAATTATTCTTACaaccataataataataatgataatacataataataacaatagcaataacaaaatcaatttttgcgGTGAGATTTGGTTGCACAAAATTTGTACGTAATTTACTCGTCATGTTGGTATAATTTTGTAACTATGTGTATATTTTGACTGTTTTCAATATATGTAGCCCAGGGTACATGCTACTACACTATCGTATACCTAGGCTTATACCTGCAGATGCAATAGAATTGTAATCTCTTGACGGTCGCGGCGGTTTGTATGGAAATATAAAAGTATCATTTCACTACAAACAGCGCGACTAAGTTATTGCACATCATCAGATAATATGGAACATAACAATGCATCTGTagggttaaaaatttatatgtatgcttaaattttttcactcaccGGCATTAACTTTCGAAGTCGACGAATCATAATATAATGATGCCTAGTAGGCTTGTCGTTACGGAATGATACAACTGTACGAAACAGGGTGATTGGAAGAGAAAACTTACGCAGTATagaaagtgaataaataattttggaGGTCGCATCGACTCTATGCCAACGGCGAGTATATTCAGGTTTCTCCTTATCTGTCGTTTATACTGCTGCTTTATCGGGAGATCGTAGAGATAACGGATGGAACAGGGCGTGAAATGGCGGGTAAAACACTTTACACCAAATTTCGTCGCACAAACTGTTGAATATATTGTGATTCAACATACGGTATGTTTGCATAGTGGAAATGCTCCAATATTAACATCATAATGCATACCATCCGCACATTTGTTCAAATAATGCATATATGTGTTGAAAATTGTGTCATGTTATTCTCCGCGCTTGCTTACGTACGCGGTAATAAACGTTAGCTGTTTCATCAACGATCCAAATGAAAGATGTGTTTTTTCAGAAGCACTCGCtcaaaggaagaaaaataaaaattgaacacaCAGACgagagaacgaaaaaaaagaataataaactgtacaatatttaaatcTCACATTctttactaaaaaaaaatatttcacaattatCATCTTGAATATTGATACATCATGCGAATATCATTCGTACTTTCCACAATTACTCGTTCGCACATTCATCAGTTTTCTCaacatattatattcatatacaatatttatgtatacaagataaaataataataataagttattccatcaaattttgaacaagGTACTAATTCCTAGTTCGTTATTTTACTTGCTATAATTTTGTTGTTAAGGCGActctatgtatgtataatgttaGTTCGACGTTAAGTACATCATATCAAATTGCTCAACAATTTAATATAAAACCGACACACATCATTATACCGGAATACAGtagtacttttttttatttttttgctaccAATTTTCCctataagaaatttttcattaagtAAACAATTAATATTTCGCATTAAGTAGCACAAGCCTATCAGGGGTACCGAACTCCTAGATTTTTGTAACGTAAGTACCTTACTTGGATAAATAGATGATTTATACATCGTGCTCGTTCGTACGAAAGAAAGTAAAACTAAAGTTCAGAAATATACAATGCATACAGTATCGTAACTTTCGTTATTAgcaattcgattttttccgTTATTTCGCTAGAAATATAATTAACCAATCTGTAAATGATTTCAAGAATATTAGCCTAACAAAGggttttcaaattatgtagTCGCCTGCAGTGGTTCCTCGTAACGGTCAACGTCCGACATCTTCGTCGCACCTTGTTTATTACGAACGTTGTACGAAAAATCGAAGTAAACCACTATTATTATCCtacgaataaatgaatgatgATTACAACCCACGCCAAGGTCATATGTTTAGGAACCGAATTAATCAGCTATTGTACATActaggtatattatacatgtaataatcAGATTGAATGGCGCGCGCACGCACCAGACTGACATCGCTCTAATTTCAAGCTAAACGCTTGTCTGCTATATGTACACGAATGTGCTGATCATCACGTTGAATTgaattaagtaaaaaaattctcattagTCGTTGATCAGGTGCGTCTTCACCGGTCTCGAGAAGCTACGGCGGCGACCAGCGCCGCTCCACGACCACTACCGTCTTCCGACAACATCAGGTCAAACTGTAAGAGAAAATCGTttccaataaataaaaattatcccaCAATCGAGCGGATAAATCATTTgcgaatattttattcttcgcGTCTACTTCTGCTACTAGTCCCGATATACTTGCCTTATGACTCTGAAGATGACCAATTTTCTCTGTCATTAAATCATGGAAATGAGGATGGAACCTATAGACAGATCCGTCAATACCGACAGTAACGTTGTCTTCTCCCATTTTGTTGAGGAGAGTAGCGATTCCGGCACTGGAAAGGTGAGCTGCTCTCCGCGAGACAACTGAACAAACATATCTCACGTTCTCGCAGTCCTGATCTACGGCATTCCGGATTCCCAATTCGGCCAAAACTTGCCGGCAATTCCCGTACTTGCCCTTCGCGTCACTGTATggagaagaaataatttttcattcgccgCATGACGTTTTATTCTCAGTCTTTGAGACCCTATTGAATGTTGAAGAGATACTCCAAGGACGCATACCACGAATATTCGTAGACTATTTTGGGAATATGCATATTGAGAAATCATAAGAAGAAATCACAGTGATGCTCAAAGTGAAATAGTAAAATTCCCAACTACCTTTCGATCTCGGATACGTATTTCGTGAAGAATTTCCCCCTCTGTCGTAGGCCATTCGGACATTTTCCACCGAATAAGAGACCGTCCGTTGCTAGTTTTTCGAGCACGAGGCGAGTCAGCTCGCCCATGTACATCCCCGATATCATTTTCTCGAATATCTGTCTCCTCGGGTTTATCGAATTGTTGTCGATGTCGTGATCATACTCAGTCAGTATGAAGTCAAGGACGCCACCCTCGCCGAAAGCACCCCACTCCGTGTTTATCAGCATGTTCGGTTTGTCGTAGTTACCGCTTTCGTGATTCACGCACTGGACATTGCTAGTCTTCTCCACGTAACAGGCGTTCGAACCGGTACCTttaaaaatcagaaaacaGCAGGTGATGGATGATAAGTTGGTGCACaactttttattcatcgaTCATCTATCTAATTCGCCTTCTTACGATCAGAACTTAAATAGCGATCACACCCACCAACTATCAGACCAATGCGACAGTTCCGGTTCTTCCACGCGCAGGACATGAGGGTGCCGGTTGTATCGTTCAGGATGGCACATACGTCAATTTTCACGTCCTAAAATACAAGGGAGTGAATGAGTAAATAGTGGACAATGTTTTACACGGATGCAAGACAAATTTACGTCGTTGCGTTCCGATTCTTACGTTTCTCCTAGCGATTGCCTCCTCGAGCAGTGCGACGACGTCCTCGCCGACGACGCCGCTGCAGTTGAATCCCTTGGTCCACCGGACCAGCTTTCCTTTGGTAAGTCCGAGCTGGGTCAAAGGAAAGCTGAAGGTAAATCCCAAGGGAAGAATTACGTCGTCGAGGCCGAGGTCGGTGATGAAAAGTGCGAGGCACTGAGCGATGTGATCAAAGAGTTGCTTCCCGGTGCCAAGCATGAGACTCTGTGGTATTGCGTAGATTTTGCTCTTCATATCAAAGTTGTTACCATCCAGGGTGATCAGCAGA
This genomic stretch from Neodiprion pinetum isolate iyNeoPine1 chromosome 6, iyNeoPine1.2, whole genome shotgun sequence harbors:
- the Hex-A gene encoding hexokinase type 2 isoform X6 → MCTQKPTIKIREACKDLVLSDEQLKLVMQRLTEEINKGLSKATHDEAVVKCFTTYVQDLPNGTEKGKFLALDLGGTNFRVLLITLDGNNFDMKSKIYAIPQSLMLGTGKQLFDHIAQCLALFITDLGLDDVILPLGFTFSFPLTQLGLTKGKLVRWTKGFNCSGVVGEDVVALLEEAIARRNDVKIDVCAILNDTTGTLMSCAWKNRNCRIGLIVGTGSNACYVEKTSNVQCVNHESGNYDKPNMLINTEWGAFGEGGVLDFILTEYDHDIDNNSINPRRQIFEKMISGMYMGELTRLVLEKLATDGLLFGGKCPNGLRQRGKFFTKYVSEIESDAKGKYGNCRQVLAELGIRNAVDQDCENVRYVCSVVSRRAAHLSSAGIATLLNKMGEDNVTVGIDGSVYRFHPHFHDLMTEKIGHLQSHKFDLMLSEDGSGRGAALVAAVASRDR
- the Hex-A gene encoding hexokinase type 2 isoform X4 produces the protein MKNTTPEQLIREACKDLVLSDEQLKLVMQRLTEEINKGLSKATHDEAVVKCFTTYVQDLPNGTEKGKFLALDLGGTNFRVLLITLDGNNFDMKSKIYAIPQSLMLGTGKQLFDHIAQCLALFITDLGLDDVILPLGFTFSFPLTQLGLTKGKLVRWTKGFNCSGVVGEDVVALLEEAIARRNDVKIDVCAILNDTTGTLMSCAWKNRNCRIGLIVGTGSNACYVEKTSNVQCVNHESGNYDKPNMLINTEWGAFGEGGVLDFILTEYDHDIDNNSINPRRQIFEKMISGMYMGELTRLVLEKLATDGLLFGGKCPNGLRQRGKFFTKYVSEIESDAKGKYGNCRQVLAELGIRNAVDQDCENVRYVCSVVSRRAAHLSSAGIATLLNKMGEDNVTVGIDGSVYRFHPHFHDLMTEKIGHLQSHKFDLMLSEDGSGRGAALVAAVASRDR
- the Hex-A gene encoding hexokinase type 2 isoform X2; translated protein: MEEENWDYVNEKWEHVGPAIREACKDLVLSDEQLKLVMQRLTEEINKGLSKATHDEAVVKCFTTYVQDLPNGTEKGKFLALDLGGTNFRVLLITLDGNNFDMKSKIYAIPQSLMLGTGKQLFDHIAQCLALFITDLGLDDVILPLGFTFSFPLTQLGLTKGKLVRWTKGFNCSGVVGEDVVALLEEAIARRNDVKIDVCAILNDTTGTLMSCAWKNRNCRIGLIVGTGSNACYVEKTSNVQCVNHESGNYDKPNMLINTEWGAFGEGGVLDFILTEYDHDIDNNSINPRRQIFEKMISGMYMGELTRLVLEKLATDGLLFGGKCPNGLRQRGKFFTKYVSEIESDAKGKYGNCRQVLAELGIRNAVDQDCENVRYVCSVVSRRAAHLSSAGIATLLNKMGEDNVTVGIDGSVYRFHPHFHDLMTEKIGHLQSHKFDLMLSEDGSGRGAALVAAVASRDR
- the Hex-A gene encoding hexokinase type 2 isoform X1, whose product is MKTKNGSLLSKICTCYAKNGEAAPVQNDANNSYSPEPIDEIREACKDLVLSDEQLKLVMQRLTEEINKGLSKATHDEAVVKCFTTYVQDLPNGTEKGKFLALDLGGTNFRVLLITLDGNNFDMKSKIYAIPQSLMLGTGKQLFDHIAQCLALFITDLGLDDVILPLGFTFSFPLTQLGLTKGKLVRWTKGFNCSGVVGEDVVALLEEAIARRNDVKIDVCAILNDTTGTLMSCAWKNRNCRIGLIVGTGSNACYVEKTSNVQCVNHESGNYDKPNMLINTEWGAFGEGGVLDFILTEYDHDIDNNSINPRRQIFEKMISGMYMGELTRLVLEKLATDGLLFGGKCPNGLRQRGKFFTKYVSEIESDAKGKYGNCRQVLAELGIRNAVDQDCENVRYVCSVVSRRAAHLSSAGIATLLNKMGEDNVTVGIDGSVYRFHPHFHDLMTEKIGHLQSHKFDLMLSEDGSGRGAALVAAVASRDR
- the Hex-A gene encoding hexokinase type 2 isoform X3, which gives rise to MGMRSPILPEIREACKDLVLSDEQLKLVMQRLTEEINKGLSKATHDEAVVKCFTTYVQDLPNGTEKGKFLALDLGGTNFRVLLITLDGNNFDMKSKIYAIPQSLMLGTGKQLFDHIAQCLALFITDLGLDDVILPLGFTFSFPLTQLGLTKGKLVRWTKGFNCSGVVGEDVVALLEEAIARRNDVKIDVCAILNDTTGTLMSCAWKNRNCRIGLIVGTGSNACYVEKTSNVQCVNHESGNYDKPNMLINTEWGAFGEGGVLDFILTEYDHDIDNNSINPRRQIFEKMISGMYMGELTRLVLEKLATDGLLFGGKCPNGLRQRGKFFTKYVSEIESDAKGKYGNCRQVLAELGIRNAVDQDCENVRYVCSVVSRRAAHLSSAGIATLLNKMGEDNVTVGIDGSVYRFHPHFHDLMTEKIGHLQSHKFDLMLSEDGSGRGAALVAAVASRDR
- the Hex-A gene encoding hexokinase type 2 isoform X5, with product MAVNGSKRNIREACKDLVLSDEQLKLVMQRLTEEINKGLSKATHDEAVVKCFTTYVQDLPNGTEKGKFLALDLGGTNFRVLLITLDGNNFDMKSKIYAIPQSLMLGTGKQLFDHIAQCLALFITDLGLDDVILPLGFTFSFPLTQLGLTKGKLVRWTKGFNCSGVVGEDVVALLEEAIARRNDVKIDVCAILNDTTGTLMSCAWKNRNCRIGLIVGTGSNACYVEKTSNVQCVNHESGNYDKPNMLINTEWGAFGEGGVLDFILTEYDHDIDNNSINPRRQIFEKMISGMYMGELTRLVLEKLATDGLLFGGKCPNGLRQRGKFFTKYVSEIESDAKGKYGNCRQVLAELGIRNAVDQDCENVRYVCSVVSRRAAHLSSAGIATLLNKMGEDNVTVGIDGSVYRFHPHFHDLMTEKIGHLQSHKFDLMLSEDGSGRGAALVAAVASRDR